The following proteins come from a genomic window of Salvelinus sp. IW2-2015 unplaced genomic scaffold, ASM291031v2 Un_scaffold890, whole genome shotgun sequence:
- the LOC112069069 gene encoding amphoterin-induced protein 1-like, with amino-acid sequence MMPPRKAGALPEPSPSASASPSLSLRRIQVRWALYLFLSLALLWFPSGAVASTLNCHKTCICASNIVSCSKMNLTTVPTGLPLYTAVLDLSYNDVSRLRAEWTTVKLTKLHNLLLSHNGLHFLSSEAFVYVKHLRYLDLSSNNLRQLDEFIFEPLGQLEVRDRGTPSPWSPHIAGFHFPILPKLPGVDESTAWSQVPPIAELQVLPAWIKNGLYFHNNPLICDCSLYSLLAHWHILRLNSALDFKDEYSCYLPGXQKSKVGVFDLNRDYMNCSTFHEADQEAWLEQTLILRCDTKHRDLSKTWVMPGDVXVTEGFNQTAKVLPDGSLQIGPVKPDDSGTYTCYAVSEALNETLYVLLKVHNFTEKGNGENLNTAYTTLVGCVTSVVLVFIYLFLTPCRCFCCPKNNHQDSFHSSMLSHEDLANNPDPRHVAFIDPKELGQNGKVNPSDMEGDHGEMDEEGGLLGKGRRKKSVAESINLVFSDTP; translated from the exons ATGATGCCTCCACGCAAAGCAGGCGCCCTGCCGGAGCCCTccccctctgcctctgcctctccctctctcagcctgaGGAGGATCCAGGTTCGATGGGCCTTgtacctcttcctctccctggccCTCCTCTGGTTCCCGTCTGGGGCGGTAGCCTCAACCCTCAACTGCCACAAGACCTGCATCTGTGCCAGTAACATCGTGAGCTGTTCCAAGATGAACCTGACAACGGTGCCGACTGGCCTGCCTCTCTACACGGCCGTCCTGGACCTCAGCTACAACGACGTCTCCCGACTGAGGGCTGAGTGGACCACGGTGAAACTCACCAAACTCCACAACCTCCTACTCAGTCACAACGGCCTTCACTTCCTCTCCTCYGAGGCCTTCGTCTACGTCAAACACCTGCGCTACCTGGACCTGTCCTCCAACAACCTGCGACAGCTGGACGAGTTCATCTTCGAACCGCTGGGGCAGCTggaggtgagagacagagggacacccTCTCCATGGTCCCCTCACATCGCTGGGTTTCACTTCCCGATTCTGCCCAAGCTCCCTGGGGTCGATGAAAGCACGGCCTGGAGTCAG GTCCCCCCCATCGCGGAGCTGCAGGTGCTGCCTGCCTGGATAAAAAACGGTCTCTACTTCCACAACAACCCTCTGATCTGTGACTGTAGCCTTTATAGTCTCCTGGCCCACTGGCACATCCTCCGGCTCAACTCAGCCCTGGACTTTAAAGATGAGTACAGCTGCTATCTCCCCGGGMCCCAGAAAAGCAAGGTGGGGGTCTTCGACCTGAACAGAGACTATATGAACTGTAGTACGTTCCACGAGGCGGACCAGGAAGCTTGGCTGGAACAGACTCTGATCTTGCGCTGTGATACTAAACACAGAGATCTGTCTAAGACCTGGGTGATGCCTGGTGATGTARTGGTGACGGAGGGGTTTAATCAGACAGCCAAGGTGCTTCCTGACGGTAGTCTCCAGATCGGCCCGGTGAAGCCGGACGACTCGGGGACGTATACGTGCTATGCTGTGAGCGAAGCCCTCAACGAGACGCTCTACGTGCTGCTCAAG GTGCATAACTTCACGGAGAAGGGAAACGGCGAGAACCTGAATACGGCCTACACCACCCTGGTGGGCTGCGTGACCAGCGTGGTCCTAGTGTTCATCTACCTGTTCCTGACCCCCTGCCGATGCTTCTGCTGCCCCAAGAACAACCACCAGGActccttccactcctccatgcTCAGCCATGAAGACCTGGCCAACAACCCTGACCCAAGGCACGTGGCTTTCATCGACCCCAAGGAGCTTGGGCAGAACGGGAAGGTGAACCCCAGCGATATGGAGGGGGACcatggagagatggatgaagaggGAGGGTTActggggaagggaaggaggaagaagtCTGTGGCTGAGTCTATTAATTTGGTCTTCTCTGACACCCCATAG